In Astyanax mexicanus isolate ESR-SI-001 chromosome 25, AstMex3_surface, whole genome shotgun sequence, a genomic segment contains:
- the LOC103041122 gene encoding macrophage mannose receptor 1-like, translating into MCGAMQGNGRWISTDCSLPQPSICYRSNSLLGLIPLPNSYYITEVRLSWSEARSRCRSFYTDLAILSGIWENSNAQRLLTPDVPAWIGLSRNTWSWTNLNPSRFRNWLREETSDPGHDCALINPSALYRWEEENCSTTLPFLCYSDDDQTTAEVTGRKQILSLELQSDQDINDPAVKEGILQKIQQELQDQGMEGNVTLTWRLKPDGNVFQKKKSRAQDEL; encoded by the exons ATGTGCGGAGCGATGCAGGGAAACGGGAGGTGGATCAGCACCGACTGCAGCCTCCCTCAACCGTCTATCTGCTACAGATCCAACTCACTGCTCG GTCTAATTCCTCTTCCTAACTCGTATTATATAACTGAGGTGAGGTTGAGCTGGTCTGAAGCTCGGAGTCGCTGCAGAAGTTTCTACACAGATCTGGCGATTCTGAGCGGAATCTGGGAAAACTCTAACGCCCAGAGACTCCTGACCCCGGACGTCCCGGCCTGGATCGGCCTGAGCAGGAACACCTGGAGCTGGACCAACCTGAACCCGTCCCGCTTCAGGAACTGGCTGAGAGAGGAGACCTCCGACCCGGGACACGACTGCGCTCTGATTAATCCCAGCGCCCTCTACAGGTGGGAGGAGGAGAATTGCAGCACCACCCTGCCCTTCCTCTGTTACAGTGATGACGATCAGACCACGGCAG AGGTGACTGGTAGGAAGCAGATCCTGAGTTTAGAGCTGCAGTCTGATCAGGACATTAATGATCCCGCAGTAAAAGAGGGAATTTTACAAAAG ATCCAGCAGGAGCTTCAGGATCAGGGGATGGAGGGGAACGTTACGCTCACATGGAGGCTGAAACCTGATGGAAACGTCTttcagaagaagaagagcagagcACAAGATGAGCTGTGA